A portion of the bacterium genome contains these proteins:
- a CDS encoding NADH-quinone oxidoreductase subunit M produces MDQNVLSILIFLPVVAALGLMLMPNGSEKGIKGFAMVAALINAALALSLLGTFDPAKPGYQFEVNAPWLPNAGISYHLGIDGISLVLVVLTAVLTPVALLASWNLIKERVRGYNAWMLLLSAGMIGAVCALDMFLFYVFFELMLVPAFFLIGLWGGEGRVKATIKFVVYTLVGSLFLFVAILYLAVQHQAATGTWSFQLADLMATPLAGPAMVWAFLAFAFAFAIKSGLFPFHTWAPDTYVAAPAPVTFLVSGIMGKIGVYAFIRFAMPLFPEAAKMAQPYLMGLAVIGLVYAAWVALAQTDIKRLLAYSSISHMAVILLGVFALDQHAWTGAVFMFMAHALATGGLFLMVGMLAERKGTQIADFGGIAKTMPWMTTAFILVGMASIGLPGLNGFIGEFMILLGSYTSHNVLGAVATTSVVWGACYLLWSISRTFFGEEKPANAKLADLSLREALVIVPIALVIVYTGFVPQPVLSRIDPSVQSLLGPVNAAAAKAAASTPVAAEGESHAGGH; encoded by the coding sequence ATGGACCAGAACGTATTGTCGATCCTGATCTTCCTGCCGGTCGTGGCGGCGCTGGGCCTCATGCTCATGCCGAACGGCTCGGAAAAGGGGATCAAGGGATTCGCGATGGTGGCCGCGCTCATTAACGCGGCCCTGGCGCTCTCGCTCCTGGGCACCTTCGACCCGGCCAAGCCTGGCTACCAGTTCGAAGTCAACGCGCCCTGGCTGCCGAACGCCGGCATCTCCTACCACCTCGGCATCGACGGCATCAGCCTGGTGCTGGTCGTCCTGACGGCCGTCCTCACCCCGGTGGCCCTCCTGGCCTCCTGGAACCTCATCAAGGAGCGGGTGCGGGGCTACAACGCCTGGATGCTCTTGCTCTCGGCGGGCATGATCGGCGCGGTCTGCGCGCTCGACATGTTCCTCTTCTACGTCTTCTTCGAGCTGATGCTCGTGCCGGCCTTCTTCCTCATCGGCCTCTGGGGCGGTGAGGGCCGGGTCAAGGCGACGATCAAGTTCGTCGTCTACACCTTGGTCGGTTCGCTCTTCCTGTTCGTCGCCATCCTGTACCTGGCGGTCCAGCACCAGGCTGCCACCGGCACCTGGAGCTTCCAGCTCGCCGACCTGATGGCCACCCCGCTCGCCGGTCCCGCCATGGTCTGGGCGTTCCTCGCGTTCGCCTTCGCCTTCGCGATCAAGAGCGGCCTGTTCCCCTTCCATACTTGGGCGCCCGACACTTACGTGGCAGCGCCCGCCCCGGTCACCTTCCTGGTGAGCGGCATCATGGGGAAGATCGGCGTCTACGCCTTCATCCGCTTTGCCATGCCCCTCTTCCCCGAGGCGGCCAAGATGGCCCAGCCCTATCTGATGGGTCTGGCGGTCATCGGGCTGGTCTACGCGGCCTGGGTCGCGCTGGCTCAGACCGATATCAAGCGTCTGCTCGCCTACAGCTCGATCTCGCACATGGCGGTGATCCTGCTGGGCGTCTTCGCCCTCGACCAGCACGCCTGGACCGGCGCGGTGTTCATGTTCATGGCCCACGCCCTGGCGACCGGTGGTCTCTTCCTGATGGTCGGCATGCTCGCCGAGCGCAAGGGCACCCAGATCGCGGACTTCGGCGGCATCGCCAAGACCATGCCCTGGATGACCACCGCGTTCATCCTCGTCGGCATGGCCTCGATCGGGCTGCCCGGCCTCAACGGCTTCATCGGCGAGTTCATGATCCTGCTCGGCTCGTACACCAGCCACAACGTGCTCGGCGCCGTCGCGACCACCTCGGTCGTGTGGGGTGCTTGCTACTTGCTGTGGAGCATCTCCCGCACCTTCTTCGGTGAGGAGAAGCCGGCGAACGCCAAGCTCGCGGACCTCTCGCTGCGCGAGGCCCTCGTCATCGTCCCCATCGCGCTCGTCATCGTCTACACGGGCTTCGTGCCCCAGCCGGTGCTCTCGCGAATCGACCCCTCGGTCCAGTCCCTGCTGGGTCCTGTCAACGCGGCGGCCGCCAAGGCCGCGGCTTCGACCCCGGTGGCGGCCGAAGGCGAATCTCACGCCGGAGGGCACTAA
- the nuoL gene encoding NADH-quinone oxidoreductase subunit L — translation MDSHTTNLLLWVPLLPLLGAIINGFLTLFYAKSEHGAPKGLVSAVAVGAPLLAFFVSLKLFFELRGLDESARLMTQHVATWIQAGQLNVGMDFMLDPLSAVMILMVTFIGTLIHLYSVGYMSHDRGFSRYFTYLNLFTFSMLVLVLGKNLPMMFVGWEGVGVCSYLLIGFWYSDILKANAGNKAFITNRVGDFGFLLGIFFLFVYTMNHGGATLDFVGLKAFFEAMPKGEALTITVATTAALLLFIGAMGKSAQVPLHVWLADAMAGPTPVSALIHAATMVTAGVYMVARCNFIFGLSPLAQTVVASIGALTALFAASIALTQSDIKRVLAYSTLSQLGYMFVGVGIGAYSTGMFHVFTHAFFKALLFLGAGSVIHAMHEEQNLWKMGGLKAKMPITFATMGIATLAIAGIPPFAGFFSKDEILLHAFAHQHYVIYGVLLLTAAITAYYMFRMFFLAFYGTPRDKHRVEHAHESPWVMTLPLVVLCAFTVFVGFLGLPHIWGPNLFGEWLAPVVGTSAVHVSLGLEYGLMGLSVLVAVIGISIAYARYGKATPATEPTRTVWWEVLKNKYYIDEFYDAVLIKPLRYMARVLLNKGTEENGIDKAVNEAPRVYASISGAVRTLQNGLTRSYALMMLVGAAVIAVYYILKFDTLH, via the coding sequence ATGGATTCACACACCACCAACTTGCTACTCTGGGTGCCGTTGCTGCCGCTCCTCGGCGCGATCATCAACGGCTTCCTGACCCTCTTCTACGCCAAGTCCGAGCACGGCGCCCCCAAGGGCCTGGTCTCGGCCGTGGCCGTCGGTGCCCCGTTGCTCGCCTTCTTCGTCTCCCTCAAGCTCTTCTTCGAGCTGCGGGGCCTCGATGAGAGCGCGCGCCTCATGACCCAGCACGTGGCCACCTGGATTCAGGCCGGTCAGCTGAACGTGGGCATGGACTTCATGCTCGACCCGCTCTCGGCGGTCATGATCCTGATGGTCACCTTCATCGGGACGCTCATCCACCTGTACTCGGTGGGCTACATGAGCCACGATCGCGGCTTCTCGCGCTACTTCACCTACCTGAACCTGTTCACCTTCTCGATGCTGGTGCTGGTCCTCGGGAAGAACCTGCCCATGATGTTCGTGGGTTGGGAAGGCGTGGGCGTCTGCTCGTACCTGCTGATCGGCTTCTGGTACTCAGACATCCTGAAGGCGAACGCCGGTAACAAGGCGTTCATCACCAACCGCGTGGGCGACTTCGGCTTCCTGCTCGGTATCTTCTTCCTGTTCGTCTACACCATGAACCACGGCGGGGCGACCCTCGACTTCGTGGGCCTCAAGGCCTTCTTCGAGGCGATGCCCAAGGGCGAGGCGCTGACCATCACGGTCGCGACCACCGCCGCCTTGCTGCTCTTCATCGGCGCCATGGGTAAGAGCGCCCAGGTGCCCCTGCACGTGTGGCTTGCGGACGCGATGGCCGGTCCTACCCCGGTCTCGGCCCTGATCCACGCCGCGACGATGGTCACGGCGGGCGTCTACATGGTCGCGCGCTGCAACTTCATCTTCGGCCTGAGCCCCCTGGCTCAGACCGTCGTGGCTTCGATCGGCGCCTTGACGGCGCTGTTCGCCGCCAGCATCGCCCTTACCCAGTCCGACATCAAGCGCGTGCTGGCCTACTCGACGCTCTCGCAGCTCGGCTACATGTTCGTCGGCGTCGGCATCGGCGCGTACTCGACCGGCATGTTCCACGTCTTCACCCACGCCTTCTTCAAGGCCCTCCTCTTCCTCGGCGCCGGCTCGGTTATCCACGCCATGCACGAGGAGCAGAACCTCTGGAAGATGGGTGGCCTCAAGGCCAAGATGCCCATCACCTTCGCGACCATGGGCATCGCGACCCTGGCCATCGCAGGCATCCCGCCCTTTGCGGGCTTCTTCTCGAAGGACGAGATCCTGCTGCACGCCTTCGCGCACCAGCACTACGTCATCTACGGCGTGCTGCTGCTGACGGCGGCGATCACGGCCTACTACATGTTCCGCATGTTCTTCCTGGCGTTCTACGGTACGCCCCGTGACAAGCACCGGGTGGAGCACGCCCACGAGAGCCCCTGGGTCATGACCCTGCCCCTGGTCGTGCTCTGCGCCTTCACCGTCTTCGTCGGCTTCTTGGGCCTGCCCCATATCTGGGGTCCCAACCTGTTCGGCGAGTGGCTTGCCCCGGTGGTCGGCACCAGCGCCGTCCACGTCTCCCTCGGCCTCGAGTACGGCCTGATGGGCCTCTCGGTCCTGGTCGCCGTCATCGGCATCTCGATCGCCTACGCCCGTTACGGCAAGGCCACCCCTGCCACCGAGCCCACCCGCACCGTGTGGTGGGAAGTCCTCAAGAACAAGTACTACATCGACGAGTTCTACGACGCCGTCCTCATCAAGCCCCTCCGCTACATGGCGCGGGTGCTGCTCAACAAGGGCACCGAGGAGAACGGCATCGACAAGGCGGTCAACGAGGCGCCTCGCGTTTACGCGAGCATCTCGGGTGCGGTCCGGACGTTGCAGAACGGTCTGACCCGCTCCTACGCCCTGATGATGCTCGTCGGTGCGGCCGTCATCGCCGTGTACTACATCTTGAAGTTCGACACGCTGCATTAA
- the nuoK gene encoding NADH-quinone oxidoreductase subunit NuoK — MLTLQHFLIASLLLFATGVAGVVGRKNLFIVFMSIELMLNAVNLSFVAFARFLNQLDGHVYVFLVMAVAAAEAAIGLAIVILLFKNKESLNVDDFSVLKR, encoded by the coding sequence ATGCTTACGCTGCAACACTTCCTGATTGCCAGCCTGCTGCTGTTCGCCACCGGCGTCGCGGGCGTGGTCGGCCGCAAGAATCTGTTCATCGTCTTCATGTCGATCGAGCTGATGCTGAACGCGGTCAACCTGAGTTTCGTCGCCTTCGCGCGGTTCTTGAACCAGCTCGACGGCCACGTCTACGTCTTCCTCGTCATGGCCGTTGCCGCCGCCGAAGCCGCGATCGGGCTTGCGATCGTCATTTTGCTCTTCAAGAACAAGGAGTCGTTGAACGTCGACGACTTCTCCGTCCTGAAGCGGTAG